GCGAACAATCGAAACTATGTCAAATTTATAACAAGAGGGCACTGTATACAGTAAAGGTTTTGAGCCATCTCAAAGCAGGAGGTGAAAACGATGCTCCCCCATAGCATCTGGTTTGTGTTCATGAGACTATGGCAGTGGAaaggttcagttcagttcagttctggTGAAATGAAATGCAGATAGTTTTAAAATCAACATAAAGGAAAGTCACTGAGCAAAAGTCACGAAAATAAGGgctgagcattttttttttttttccttctaaaaTCAAAACACTTCGGCTCTGGAGTGTGCTAGGCTGCTGGTCGTTTCAGGTAGAGATGGTGACTGAAGATGATGTTGCACCTGAGGCTGTGGCTGAGCTGGGGCAGTGTTAAGAGTTTATGAGGCTCAAAAGTCACTGGCAGGAGGCTGTGTTCCCGTCAGCGTTGCTCAAGGAACCAGAGCTCATTCTGACGGTTGCTGTGAGCAGGGTTGGTGTAGCCGGCCACGATGAATGAGTTGTTGACACACACACCTGGAGAGTCTAGCAGCTCAGCCATAGCGGTGATCTGATTCATGATGGTCACTTCATTAGTTGGACCGGTGAAGGCCCTGGAAGACGAAGGAAACGGCGAGTAAGTAGGAGGCCACACATTTGAATGGAAGAAAAGCTCAAGTGTGAATTCTGTTGATTACCACTGAACACAGATACTGCTGGAGACAAAGTTCTGACCTTGTGTAAACTGTAGCGGCAGGCCAGACCTCTATGACAATCTCATTGTCATGAGGTTGTGGAGGCTGGGCCTGATGCTCAGCAGGAAGGTAGTACGCCACAGTGACATCGTGGGAGATCACAGAATGGTTCTCATCTGTGCGCACCACCGTCACAATGGGCAGCGTCATGCCAAGGTAGTTGCCTATATGAAGTAAATACCCACCGTCACCATAAATCTTGGTTTATAGAAAACACCAGCAAATGAAATAAAGAACAAGGCAGATATCTAAAACACCAGAACTGGATTGTTCAAATGCTCCTTTGTTTTTTGACTCACCTATGGCGTTCTGCTGGCAGATGTATCTCATTATCTTCATAAAACCATAGCAGATGCTCTGTTCATACGTTTCCTCACGCATCGTAATACAAGCCCAGTGGCCCTTTTCATATTGCCGTTTCTCATATAGCAGCTCCCcacactgaaaaagaaaacgCAGAGGTATAAGCCAAAGCAGAGGTGGAGCACAAGTGCCTACCGAAGACGGTTGAACTCAAAACTACATCTCAAGCCAAATTTTgataaatttaattttattaatatttttgcaGATAACATTTTCCCGGAGGTAGGACGCAGCAGTGCGATTATTACCTGTGCGTCTATGGTTTTTCTGCAGACTGCCAGTACAAAAATTGGTATCGTTTACCAGATGCAAAATAAGCTGTAGAATAACCCGGATTTATTTGTAAAATTTAGGTACGCGTGGTGAAAACAATCCCCAGCTGCAGtttttgacattttctttttctgtcattgTAACGCTGTCTTAAACTGTGTCCCCTGCGGTTCAGATGTATGACCAACCTAGGTTTGCATGATGCTAACGTGCCGCCATTTTACACTAAGACACTAAAAACTGCTCTAAGAATAGGTTGCTACCATTGTCCTTTTGTTTAACTTGAGTCCCCAGCCAAGCTCTAATGAACTAATTAACTCAAGTTAAACCAATTAACCCTCATTATTTATACGGTCCCCAAAGGAGTTCAACTTGAGTGACCCGATCATTGTGCCGAAAATAAATAGCTgacccatacacacacagaggattTGTACATGATGCCGGATCAATTGTGACACTGTTCGTGTCTGCATTTCATGTAAAGAggctttttatgtatttattcatttttatttcggTGGTGTTGCATGTATAATTCCAGGCTTCTAACCAGGTCACTAATTTTATAGCCTTTGCCTTTTTTATGTGGAGgatgaaaaagtaaaaataagacAAGGTTAGATTGAATCTgatcgaggaaaaaaaaaatccaaaaaatcCGACTGATACCTTCTCTTTGCGTGCGAGGAGCGTAAAAGGGACGTGTTCTCTGTGACTGCGTCCTTGGTTGTTGCTGCTTAGCTGTTGAATGGGCTCTGCCATATCTGTCAAACAGACAAACGTTAGCTGAAATGTTGTTCCATATATGTGTTGACACAAGTGGGAAAAATCTTCATAAGATGGACACACACAACCTtaaacactgtttttttccccccaatatGTAAAGCAAAGTCGAGAAGGAGAAACTTGTTGTTTTTTGGCCTGTATTTGAAGGAAATATCAAATATAATCTTCATAACCAATTCATAATTTATTCATAACCAAACATACAGTTATGTGCACACCTCCTCTttcttttcacacacacatcatgaaTTTTTTAGCAGTCAATTATAAAACCAATTTGTACCCAAGCACAAGAATGCAAACTTGCAAATGGACAAGTCTGCTAGAAAATTAGAATAGCGATCAAACCAAAAAGTTCCACACAAGCAGTTCATCCCCAAACATACCCATGATGCCAGGATAAACTGTGGCATTATGTTCAGTTGTCAAGCTGTCAAATACAGGGCACCCATGGTGGACGCATTCCAGTCACTTTATTTCTTTCGGTGCCATGGAGGACAACTGGGTCAGACGGATCTGTGGTATTTAGGCGATCAATCATTTGACAAACAAAGCTGTGGGCTGGGATTCTCTAAGtgaggcagacaggaaggaCTTTTCAGCAGTTTTATCAGAGGATCTGATGAAATTTGAAGTTACAATTCAAGAGAAGCTTGGCACACACAACAGCCTTTCTACAACCAACCAATTTATCAGCTCAACTATTGAATGGGTCCTCCACAAATACAGGAATGTACTGCATTTGAACACGAGTAAACTCAGCAGTTTCTATAGCAGCATGTGTAGCACCACTCGGTGTGGATGCAGGACGGCAAACACAGTCAACCCACACACCTGTTTTTGCACCGGAGCTCTTGCAACATCCCAGTTTCAGTTTGGCTCCAGCTCCAACAACCCCCAATTAACCCCTTTCCCCTCTAAAACAGAGGAATTCTGTTCATAATAATACTTTTTCAATGCCCCGTCTTACTGAATTAGCTTTAGTCTTTGTGGGTTTTTGATTTCAACTGCACAACACACTCAACCATATTTAACACTGCAACTCCTCTTATATTTCAGTGTTCACATTTGCTTAGCATtagaataaatagataaaatcaaGCTTAGAATACAGGGCCAATAACTTTGTCACATTTCTTTCCATTCAGCTCCCAGTCGATGTGACGTGCGAGCGAGCCTTATGCACAGAAGTAGGAAAACTGTATGCAAAGTAGTTAAACATAACCTGTTC
This region of Odontesthes bonariensis isolate fOdoBon6 chromosome 17, fOdoBon6.hap1, whole genome shotgun sequence genomic DNA includes:
- the soul3 gene encoding heme-binding protein soul3, yielding MDRGGCQMSGGGGGGGGDVDGGGIDRHGMITLEDLESFSEDQLSDSGNGSLEEEGETMEEDENSDRLLHYWQEVARGHQVEVSQDMAEPIQQLSSNNQGRSHREHVPFTLLARKEKCGELLYEKRQYEKGHWACITMREETYEQSICYGFMKIMRYICQQNAIGNYLGMTLPIVTVVRTDENHSVISHDVTVAYYLPAEHQAQPPQPHDNEIVIEVWPAATVYTRAFTGPTNEVTIMNQITAMAELLDSPGVCVNNSFIVAGYTNPAHSNRQNELWFLEQR